In the Lascolabacillus massiliensis genome, one interval contains:
- a CDS encoding oligosaccharide flippase family protein, producing MHKTNNTKQASWIAIGSLFSFGFTIVSSMILSRYFLKEDYGTYKQVLYVYNTLLTVFTLGLPKAFSYFLPRVPIEQAKNLIKKVTNLFFILGGLFSLILFLFSSEIAIILNNPDLEEAIRIFSPVPLLMLPTMGLEGILSTYRMTKFIAIYTVLTRILMLLCVVVPVIILGGGYKEAIMGFVLASFISFLIALHFKYKPVKNSGNEKCKITYSEIFKFALPLLYASLWGILISSTDQFFISRYFGNEVFAEFSNGSLELPFVSMIVGATSTVLSPIFSRMSNEKVDPQKEIFPVWKSVFEKSAMLIYPLVIFSWFFADIIMVVLFGNQYENSSIYFRIKVIINFFNIIIYAPLLINIGKVKYYANVHMIIAISVIILEYAAVKLFNSPYLISVVSLICQLVKTYALLWMVSKFFKIKVYQLFPWKLLFQIVFPSILILTVIYFVFVGILDMNYILTLLISFTIYFVLYFLCSLWMKLDYLSIFKPLLNRK from the coding sequence ATGCATAAAACAAACAATACTAAACAAGCTTCTTGGATTGCCATTGGCAGTTTGTTCTCTTTTGGATTTACGATAGTCAGTTCGATGATTCTAAGTCGATATTTTTTAAAAGAAGACTACGGGACATATAAGCAAGTATTGTACGTGTATAATACTTTGCTAACAGTGTTCACACTTGGACTACCTAAAGCATTCAGTTATTTTTTACCACGAGTACCTATTGAGCAAGCCAAAAATCTAATTAAAAAGGTTACCAATTTATTTTTCATTTTAGGTGGTCTGTTTTCTTTAATTCTATTTCTATTTTCTTCAGAGATTGCAATTATATTGAATAACCCAGATCTTGAAGAAGCCATACGCATATTTTCTCCGGTTCCTTTATTAATGTTACCAACTATGGGTCTTGAAGGAATACTTTCTACTTATAGAATGACAAAGTTTATAGCAATATATACAGTTTTAACTCGAATATTGATGTTACTCTGTGTAGTGGTGCCTGTTATTATTTTAGGAGGAGGTTATAAAGAAGCGATTATGGGTTTTGTTCTTGCTTCTTTTATATCATTCTTAATAGCACTGCACTTTAAATACAAACCTGTAAAAAACAGTGGTAACGAAAAGTGTAAGATTACCTACAGTGAAATATTTAAGTTTGCATTACCCTTATTATATGCAAGTCTATGGGGAATACTTATAAGTTCAACCGATCAATTTTTTATTAGTCGATATTTTGGTAATGAAGTTTTTGCTGAATTTTCAAATGGATCATTAGAGCTGCCTTTTGTATCTATGATTGTCGGTGCAACTTCGACGGTACTTTCACCCATATTTTCACGAATGAGCAATGAGAAAGTAGATCCACAGAAGGAAATATTCCCTGTTTGGAAAAGTGTATTTGAAAAATCAGCAATGCTAATTTACCCATTAGTAATTTTTTCATGGTTTTTTGCAGATATTATAATGGTTGTCCTGTTTGGGAATCAGTATGAAAATTCTTCTATATACTTCAGAATTAAAGTGATTATAAATTTTTTCAATATAATCATTTACGCTCCTTTACTAATTAATATTGGAAAGGTCAAATATTATGCAAATGTCCATATGATTATTGCGATTTCAGTAATTATCTTGGAGTACGCGGCTGTAAAATTATTTAATTCTCCATATTTAATAAGTGTCGTTTCCCTAATATGCCAATTAGTTAAAACTTATGCATTACTTTGGATGGTATCCAAATTTTTCAAAATTAAAGTATATCAATTGTTCCCTTGGAAACTACTATTTCAAATTGTTTTTCCGTCTATATTGATTCTAACTGTTATATATTTTGTGTTTGTAGGTATTTTAGACATGAATTATATATTGACATTACTTATTAGTTTTACCATTTATTTTGTTTTGTATTTTTTGTGCTCTTTATGGATGAAGTTAGATTATTTGTCGATTTTTAAGCCACTTTTGAATAGAAAATAG
- a CDS encoding EpsG family protein: MSVWQKENRYDKAAKIVLFLISPFFSFLYSLRTMNTRSSYVVFFLFAVFFGMSFSVGNIRTEGSIDGISYRAHFEEYKLKSSNYYYEGLNEFLTFDEGKKDYYFDTVAFYVSRITDNYHVMFMVFAIIFAFFSLKTFKLFITDNKFDISFASFILAYLFMANQIFNINGMRFWTAAWVGVYALFQIFGKKNKRYFLLLLVTPFFHGSFWIFIAVVVLAYLLMRFDKVWAVLFFISFFVGSIAVELLQETSDLLPAFMQRMIASYTDPEYIQSRSEGGTGFYWVQRLFSTLVRFYMNFMVYLFIRNSKTIKANPKSKSFYLFLLVYMTFVNFTMAVPSLGGRYMTLAYPLIAYIWLVNFNGVKYKKFLYAMPVIFWFSFYGWIQRYLTVLDFEFFVSSPFYLIYKYLIVA, from the coding sequence ATGTCTGTTTGGCAAAAAGAAAACCGATACGATAAAGCTGCAAAAATAGTATTGTTTTTGATATCTCCATTTTTTTCATTTCTGTATTCATTGCGCACAATGAATACACGATCCTCTTATGTAGTTTTCTTTTTGTTTGCAGTGTTTTTTGGTATGTCGTTTTCTGTAGGTAACATCAGAACAGAAGGTTCTATTGATGGTATTAGCTATAGAGCGCACTTTGAAGAGTATAAACTCAAATCATCTAATTATTATTATGAAGGATTAAATGAGTTTCTTACTTTTGATGAAGGTAAAAAAGATTACTACTTTGATACTGTGGCATTCTATGTTTCGCGCATTACAGATAATTATCACGTGATGTTTATGGTATTTGCCATTATTTTTGCTTTCTTTTCTCTAAAAACCTTCAAGTTATTCATTACTGATAATAAGTTTGATATATCTTTCGCCTCTTTTATTCTCGCATATCTGTTTATGGCAAATCAGATATTCAATATCAACGGGATGCGCTTTTGGACAGCAGCTTGGGTAGGTGTATATGCATTATTTCAGATATTTGGGAAGAAGAATAAAAGGTATTTCCTCTTACTTTTAGTAACACCTTTTTTCCACGGTTCTTTTTGGATTTTTATAGCAGTAGTAGTATTAGCTTATCTCCTTATGAGATTTGATAAAGTTTGGGCAGTATTATTTTTTATAAGTTTCTTTGTTGGCTCTATTGCAGTTGAGTTATTACAAGAGACTTCCGATTTATTACCAGCTTTTATGCAACGAATGATAGCGTCTTATACCGATCCAGAATACATACAATCGAGAAGTGAAGGAGGAACAGGTTTTTATTGGGTTCAAAGGTTATTTAGTACCCTTGTAAGGTTTTATATGAATTTTATGGTTTATCTATTCATACGAAATTCAAAAACAATTAAAGCGAATCCTAAATCTAAAAGCTTCTACTTATTTCTGTTGGTTTATATGACATTTGTCAATTTTACAATGGCTGTTCCTTCTTTAGGAGGACGGTATATGACATTGGCTTATCCATTAATTGCTTATATTTGGTTAGTAAATTTTAATGGAGTAAAATATAAGAAATTTCTTTATGCAATGCCCGTAATCTTTTGGTTCTCTTTTTATGGGTGGATTCAGCGTTATCTTACAGTATTAGATTTTGAATTCTTTGTTTCAAGCCCTTTTTATTTAATTTATAAATATTTGATTGTAGCATAA
- a CDS encoding glycosyltransferase family protein → MKIVIIARNCFPKLGPRSHRATELAKELARQGHEVVLYALLGNYNYMSFEKETKVKVKNLGISKFGISDNTEFSKRNYFYRAIRKFLGKYLEFPNIELVSMVKNALECENNIDYLITIASPHTIHWGASGFIKKNKGKVKFWVADCGDPFMKNPFHPHPFYFKNVEKKWGKLCNYITVPIKEAKKAYYPEFSGKIKVIPQGFSFRDIRLFDYTPNTIPTFAYSGIVYDGLRDPTEFLKYLSTLKSDFRFIVYTKSVSAFNQFKHRLGNKLEIRDYIPREELIYELSKMDFLINFKNKSGVQQPSKLIDYATSKRPILDIDTSFDQKDIFHEYLDANYSRGKVVHNIERFNIENVARSFIILKEEYSETVL, encoded by the coding sequence ATGAAAATTGTAATAATAGCACGCAACTGTTTTCCAAAATTGGGACCGAGATCTCACAGAGCAACTGAGCTTGCAAAAGAATTAGCAAGACAAGGACATGAAGTTGTTTTGTATGCATTGCTCGGTAACTATAATTATATGAGTTTTGAAAAGGAGACAAAAGTAAAAGTTAAGAATTTAGGTATATCGAAGTTCGGAATCTCAGATAATACAGAATTTAGTAAACGCAATTACTTTTATCGTGCTATAAGAAAATTTCTCGGAAAATATCTTGAGTTTCCAAATATAGAACTTGTAAGTATGGTTAAAAATGCATTGGAGTGCGAAAATAATATAGATTACTTAATAACAATTGCTAGTCCTCATACTATTCATTGGGGTGCGTCTGGTTTTATAAAAAAAAATAAAGGAAAAGTGAAATTCTGGGTGGCAGATTGTGGTGATCCATTTATGAAAAATCCATTCCACCCACATCCATTCTACTTCAAAAATGTTGAGAAAAAATGGGGAAAATTATGTAATTATATTACTGTTCCAATTAAAGAAGCAAAAAAGGCTTATTATCCAGAGTTTAGCGGAAAAATCAAAGTTATACCACAAGGATTTAGTTTTAGAGATATTAGGTTATTTGATTATACTCCCAATACCATCCCTACATTTGCTTATTCAGGTATAGTGTATGATGGCTTAAGAGATCCAACAGAGTTTTTAAAGTACCTTAGCACCTTAAAAAGTGATTTTAGATTTATAGTTTATACAAAAAGTGTTAGTGCTTTTAACCAATTTAAACACAGGTTAGGTAATAAATTAGAAATAAGAGATTATATCCCTCGGGAAGAGTTAATATACGAATTATCTAAAATGGATTTTTTAATCAATTTTAAAAATAAATCAGGAGTACAGCAACCTAGCAAATTAATTGATTATGCTACTTCTAAAAGACCAATTTTAGATATAGATACATCTTTTGATCAGAAGGATATCTTTCACGAGTACTTAGATGCGAACTACAGCAGAGGAAAAGTAGTACACAATATCGAAAGATTTAATATTGAGAACGTAGCTAGAAGTTTTATCATTTTGAAGGAAGAATACTCAGAGACAGTATTATAG
- a CDS encoding glycosyltransferase family 4 protein yields MKIAILSTGSTNNRKGVFNSVHGRIKHLKALEDVEVDVYLIQHYDSWLFRLVRKRFKPIDTKRAPKEGITTIDGVSYRNLWVEHKMIDYILSKKLKLKDISCKSQLGQFVDLFKDYDLLSVHALPDKYIAYLVKQKYGIPFVTTWHGSDINVWPFVNKEGFKTTKLIIENADFNFFVSRRLMHTSDKITKKGKKDYLYSGPADIYLNPPQHSKEYIRNELNISTKYLVGFIGNIVSIKNVMVLPDIFRIILNKIHDVSFIIVGDGKLLDKLKVKILKYKIQNVKFTGKLDPEQIPDIMNSLDLLLLPSLNEGLPLVTLEALSYGVPVVGSNVGGISESIGEENCFNLDDDFLKNISTRAIEILENGEKPKQLSKEFLWETTLEKEMSVYKKVLQKEQSI; encoded by the coding sequence ATGAAAATTGCAATTTTAAGTACAGGTAGTACCAATAATAGAAAGGGAGTATTTAATAGTGTACACGGTAGAATTAAACATCTGAAAGCTTTGGAAGATGTTGAGGTGGATGTTTATCTAATTCAACATTACGACAGCTGGTTGTTTAGATTAGTTCGCAAAAGGTTTAAACCCATTGACACAAAAAGAGCACCTAAAGAAGGAATTACCACTATTGATGGGGTGAGTTATAGAAACCTATGGGTAGAACATAAAATGATTGATTATATCCTATCTAAAAAATTGAAGTTAAAGGATATTTCATGTAAGTCTCAGCTAGGACAGTTTGTTGATTTGTTTAAAGACTATGATTTACTTTCTGTTCATGCTCTTCCGGATAAGTATATTGCATATCTGGTAAAACAAAAATATGGTATTCCATTTGTAACTACCTGGCATGGCTCGGATATTAATGTTTGGCCATTTGTTAATAAAGAAGGCTTTAAAACTACGAAGCTGATTATTGAAAATGCAGATTTTAATTTTTTTGTTAGTAGACGATTAATGCATACGTCTGACAAAATAACAAAAAAGGGTAAAAAAGATTATTTGTATAGCGGTCCTGCAGACATTTATTTAAATCCACCACAACATAGCAAAGAGTATATAAGAAATGAACTTAATATATCAACAAAATATCTTGTAGGTTTTATCGGAAATATTGTTTCGATTAAAAATGTTATGGTCTTGCCTGATATCTTTAGAATAATTCTAAATAAAATACATGATGTAAGTTTTATTATAGTAGGTGATGGTAAATTATTAGATAAATTAAAAGTCAAAATTCTGAAGTATAAAATTCAAAATGTAAAATTTACTGGAAAGTTGGATCCTGAACAAATTCCAGATATTATGAATTCTCTTGATTTATTATTGCTCCCAAGTCTTAATGAAGGATTGCCTCTAGTTACTCTAGAAGCTTTGTCATATGGCGTGCCGGTAGTAGGTTCTAATGTCGGTGGAATTTCAGAATCGATAGGAGAAGAAAATTGCTTTAATTTGGATGATGACTTTCTTAAGAATATTTCAACGCGTGCAATTGAAATATTAGAAAATGGGGAGAAGCCAAAACAATTATCTAAGGAGTTTTTATGGGAAACAACGTTGGAGAAGGAAATGAGTGTGTATAAGAAGGTATTACAGAAAGAACAATCAATTTAA
- a CDS encoding glycosyltransferase family 4 protein, with protein sequence MHILHIANSYGGTEVYTNLIQSLDHLGVKQTVFVPLNPKNQNRIGNHMVPFSVSGSSIIYSTILKTYHRYFYTAKISKITKEIEKKIDLSRVDLIHAGLFCSDGAVAYELYSQYKIPYIVAVRNTDVNTYYKKLFWKRKYFHTILEKAKNIVFLSPRYKKTFLDNIKNKVNNKTALELVEKSVVIPNGVDPFYLKNRSTIERRINFPIRIIFAGAFNKGKNILEVIYALDVLINKGLNINFTIIGKGLKFRKQDSTYTTKIYELASEREWIEVLDYKPKEELRQIFNKSDIFVMPSIPETFGLVYVEALSQGLPIIYAKGQGFDGYYSNIGIGFGVNARDYNDIANKIEQIIDNYDQISSNISKLDLEKDFDWGNIAERYLELYNN encoded by the coding sequence ATGCACATATTACACATCGCTAATAGTTACGGTGGAACAGAAGTATATACTAATCTTATACAATCTTTAGACCATTTGGGAGTCAAACAAACAGTTTTCGTTCCACTAAACCCAAAGAATCAAAATAGGATAGGAAATCATATGGTCCCTTTTTCTGTTTCTGGGTCATCAATAATATATTCTACAATTTTAAAAACATATCACAGGTATTTTTATACGGCAAAAATTAGTAAGATAACAAAAGAAATTGAGAAAAAAATTGATTTATCAAGAGTTGATTTGATACATGCAGGGTTGTTTTGTTCAGATGGTGCTGTTGCTTACGAATTGTACTCCCAGTATAAAATTCCTTATATAGTGGCAGTAAGAAATACTGATGTAAATACATATTACAAAAAGCTATTTTGGAAAAGAAAATATTTTCATACAATATTAGAAAAAGCTAAAAATATTGTTTTTTTATCTCCTAGATACAAGAAAACCTTTTTAGATAATATCAAAAACAAAGTCAATAACAAAACTGCACTTGAGTTAGTAGAAAAAAGTGTAGTTATTCCTAATGGAGTAGACCCATTTTATTTAAAAAATAGAAGTACTATAGAAAGAAGAATCAACTTTCCAATTAGAATAATTTTTGCAGGTGCATTTAACAAAGGCAAAAATATATTAGAGGTGATTTATGCTTTAGATGTTCTTATTAATAAAGGATTGAATATTAATTTTACTATAATTGGTAAAGGGTTGAAGTTTAGAAAACAAGATTCAACATATACAACTAAAATATATGAATTAGCATCAGAAAGAGAATGGATTGAAGTATTAGATTATAAACCAAAAGAAGAACTTCGACAAATATTCAACAAAAGTGACATTTTCGTAATGCCATCTATTCCTGAGACATTTGGTTTAGTTTATGTGGAGGCACTTAGTCAAGGATTACCAATAATTTATGCCAAAGGACAAGGGTTTGATGGTTACTATAGTAATATTGGTATTGGTTTTGGTGTGAATGCAAGAGATTATAACGATATAGCTAATAAGATAGAACAAATTATAGATAACTATGATCAGATTTCATCAAATATATCTAAGTTGGATCTAGAGAAAGATTTTGATTGGGGAAATATCGCAGAACGATATTTAGAACTTTATAATAATTAA
- a CDS encoding polysaccharide pyruvyl transferase family protein, which translates to MKIALLSFHNAANYGAALQAYALQRALLDMGYENEYINYQNQHRKNSYSMSHHIIDSLKKNDFIGAIKYILGAPFMNLRKIRFNKFYKNNLKCTSKIYSTSNDAKSLNNDYFKFIVGSDQVWNYKNNGNDDAYLLSFVDDDSKKVSYSSSFGISEIPIEQKNIYSTYLSRIAYLSVREQYGVELVKELTNREAKLVLDPVFLLSKTRWEQMSNKKIDNRSYVFSYTNKPNQLESFLYSTKYDLKGKHVYKLSRSLTINDFIDSKIHVKYTMSPTDFISVIRDSELIVSASFHCIAISIILNKPFVAILTGDKGKDERILNILKILGLENRIYSEKMTLKQVNETIDYDLVNEKMESMKSISIQFLKNAINA; encoded by the coding sequence ATGAAAATAGCTCTTTTATCTTTTCATAATGCAGCAAATTACGGAGCAGCATTACAAGCTTACGCCTTACAAAGGGCACTTTTAGACATGGGATATGAAAATGAATATATAAATTATCAAAATCAACACAGAAAAAACTCATATAGTATGAGTCACCATATAATAGATTCATTAAAAAAGAATGATTTCATAGGAGCAATTAAATATATATTAGGAGCTCCCTTTATGAATTTAAGGAAAATTAGATTTAATAAGTTTTATAAAAATAACCTTAAGTGTACATCAAAAATATACTCTACTTCTAATGATGCTAAATCGTTGAATAACGATTATTTCAAGTTTATTGTAGGAAGTGATCAGGTATGGAATTATAAGAATAATGGCAATGATGATGCTTATTTATTAAGTTTTGTAGATGATGATTCAAAAAAAGTATCCTATTCTTCAAGCTTTGGAATTTCTGAAATTCCAATAGAACAAAAAAATATTTATAGTACATATTTGTCTCGTATTGCGTATTTATCAGTAAGAGAGCAATATGGAGTTGAATTAGTAAAAGAGCTTACAAATAGAGAAGCTAAATTAGTATTAGATCCTGTTTTTCTGCTTTCTAAAACTCGGTGGGAACAAATGTCTAATAAGAAAATTGATAATAGATCATATGTGTTTAGTTATACAAATAAACCTAATCAACTCGAGAGTTTTTTATATTCTACAAAGTATGATTTAAAAGGTAAGCATGTATATAAACTATCTAGGAGTTTAACGATTAATGATTTTATAGACAGTAAGATACATGTTAAATATACTATGTCACCTACAGATTTCATCAGTGTTATTAGAGATTCTGAATTAATAGTGTCTGCTTCATTTCATTGTATAGCAATTTCTATTATATTAAATAAACCATTCGTAGCGATTCTTACTGGAGATAAAGGAAAGGACGAAAGAATACTAAATATATTGAAAATTCTAGGTCTTGAAAATAGAATTTATTCTGAGAAAATGACATTAAAACAAGTAAATGAGACAATTGATTATGATTTGGTCAATGAAAAGATGGAATCAATGAAATCAATTTCAATCCAATTTCTCAAAAATGCAATCAATGCTTAA
- a CDS encoding FAD-binding protein, with product MTEVLQILKTENIEYSTNINLSDITYLKTGGIAKLIIYPNTTDQVVSLIQGLKINGVGYKVIGATSNLMFLDDTSYSCLISTSKLTKMELNLEKKEIVGGSGVMMSDLSRFALINSIKGFEGLEGIPGTIGGAVFMNAGAYGYEIKDVLNSIEMVDTDGVLQIIKAKDLGLHYRNSYLREGKINGIVTKCFFNVDLGNQYDIERKMELFHSKRHKYQDFSYPNLGSMYSGSVYREIGKRDKVFKLISMLYFLFNYEFKIFRRESPINRKWINDIIVKRFNLKYDKQPFSNKSINCLVNRGQGTDEMLRYMDDIKRLTYNKIPIENEVVEEF from the coding sequence ATGACTGAAGTTTTACAAATATTAAAGACAGAAAACATTGAATACTCCACTAATATAAATCTTTCAGATATTACTTATTTGAAAACTGGTGGAATCGCAAAGTTAATTATTTATCCAAATACAACTGATCAGGTCGTATCTTTAATACAAGGTTTGAAGATAAATGGAGTAGGGTACAAGGTTATAGGTGCAACTTCGAATCTGATGTTTTTAGACGATACTTCTTACAGTTGTCTAATATCTACCTCAAAACTAACAAAGATGGAACTAAATCTTGAAAAGAAGGAAATAGTAGGAGGAAGTGGTGTAATGATGTCAGATTTATCTCGATTTGCATTGATTAATTCTATAAAAGGTTTTGAAGGATTAGAAGGAATACCTGGTACAATTGGTGGAGCAGTTTTTATGAATGCTGGTGCATATGGATATGAAATAAAGGACGTACTTAATTCTATTGAAATGGTAGATACAGATGGTGTTCTACAAATAATAAAAGCTAAAGATCTTGGTTTGCATTATAGAAACTCTTATTTAAGGGAGGGTAAAATAAATGGAATAGTTACCAAATGTTTTTTTAATGTTGATTTAGGAAATCAATACGACATTGAACGTAAAATGGAGTTATTTCATTCTAAGAGACATAAATATCAGGATTTTTCTTACCCTAACTTGGGTAGTATGTATAGTGGTTCAGTTTATAGAGAAATTGGAAAACGAGACAAAGTTTTCAAATTAATATCCATGTTGTATTTTCTGTTTAATTATGAATTCAAAATTTTCAGACGCGAATCTCCAATAAATAGAAAATGGATTAATGACATCATAGTAAAAAGATTTAATTTAAAATATGATAAGCAACCATTTTCAAACAAGTCAATAAATTGCCTTGTGAACAGAGGCCAGGGAACTGATGAGATGTTAAGATACATGGATGACATTAAGAGATTAACTTACAATAAAATCCCAATTGAAAACGAAGTAGTAGAAGAATTTTAA
- a CDS encoding glycosyltransferase family 4 protein, translated as MKLIYLHQYFKFPDETGGTRSYDLATSFVKKGIEVVVVTATSDINHKSKKKWKVIERDGLLVNYIYLPYGNHLSYFQRSFVFFKFLWFSTFRLLKLKGDFVLATSTPLTIGIPALFKKWFGKTPYIFEVRDVWPEAVIAIGAIRNKMMQKLLYLLERVVYKNASAVVPLSTDMQKSIVNRYPQFTDKSSVVIENISEINRFQNIEDEIDLENITGFKPRFSVLYAGTFGKVNGIDRVIDLAQKTLLIDDKLVYILIGTGAEKENVIQLAKQIGVFSKNVFILDPVSKNELPTWYNTTSMGSSFVINIKELWANSANKFFDTLAAGKPILINHEGWQAEIIREYNIGYVLPPIITNKEASEFVKYTLDENHILKQQENALSVAKEKYSLEVAVDKYLSVFNKISNK; from the coding sequence ATGAAACTAATCTACCTTCACCAATATTTCAAATTCCCTGACGAAACAGGAGGTACCCGATCTTATGACTTAGCTACATCTTTTGTGAAGAAAGGGATTGAAGTGGTTGTTGTTACAGCTACTTCAGATATAAATCATAAATCTAAAAAGAAGTGGAAGGTTATAGAAAGAGATGGCTTATTAGTTAATTACATTTATCTACCATATGGAAACCATTTGTCTTACTTTCAGAGGTCTTTTGTGTTTTTTAAGTTTTTATGGTTTTCTACTTTTCGCTTATTAAAACTTAAAGGTGATTTTGTTTTAGCTACTTCAACTCCTTTAACAATAGGAATTCCTGCTCTATTTAAGAAATGGTTTGGTAAGACTCCTTATATCTTTGAGGTTCGTGATGTGTGGCCGGAAGCTGTTATTGCAATAGGTGCTATAAGAAACAAGATGATGCAGAAATTACTTTATTTACTAGAAAGAGTAGTATATAAAAATGCATCTGCTGTTGTGCCTCTCTCAACCGATATGCAAAAGTCGATAGTAAATAGGTATCCACAATTTACAGATAAATCGTCAGTTGTTATAGAAAATATATCTGAGATTAATCGTTTTCAGAATATTGAAGATGAGATTGACTTGGAGAATATTACTGGTTTTAAACCTAGATTTTCGGTCCTTTATGCCGGTACATTTGGAAAAGTTAATGGTATTGATAGAGTAATTGATCTTGCTCAGAAAACTCTTTTAATTGATGACAAACTTGTATATATTTTAATAGGAACAGGGGCAGAAAAGGAAAATGTAATTCAATTAGCTAAACAAATCGGTGTTTTTAGTAAAAATGTTTTTATTTTAGATCCAGTATCTAAAAACGAACTTCCTACATGGTATAACACTACTTCAATGGGCTCCTCATTTGTAATCAATATTAAAGAATTATGGGCTAATTCTGCCAATAAATTCTTTGATACTTTAGCTGCTGGCAAACCAATTTTAATTAATCATGAGGGTTGGCAAGCGGAAATTATTAGAGAATACAATATTGGGTATGTTTTACCTCCTATTATAACTAATAAAGAAGCCTCTGAATTTGTAAAGTACACTCTAGATGAGAATCATATACTAAAACAGCAAGAAAATGCTTTATCCGTGGCAAAAGAAAAATACTCATTGGAGGTAGCAGTAGATAAATATTTAAGTGTATTTAATAAGATATCCAATAAATAA
- a CDS encoding sugar transferase — protein MYKHFFKRLIDFTLSLIGFIVISPIFIIVWVWLTIANKGAGALFFQERPGKDEKIFKVIKFKTMTDERDASGKLLPDAKRLTKVGRFVRSTSLDEIPQLINVIKGDMSLIGPRPLLVQYLPLYNENQKRRHEVKPGITGWAQVNGRNAISWDKKFEYDIWYVDNISFSLDIKVLFRTIQKVFKREGINSDTSSTMEPFKGNR, from the coding sequence ATGTACAAACACTTCTTCAAACGTCTAATTGATTTTACACTTTCACTCATTGGCTTTATAGTCATTAGCCCCATATTCATCATAGTTTGGGTATGGCTAACAATTGCCAATAAAGGTGCCGGTGCTCTGTTTTTTCAGGAACGCCCAGGTAAGGATGAGAAGATATTTAAGGTGATTAAGTTTAAAACAATGACCGACGAGCGGGATGCTTCGGGTAAACTACTACCTGATGCTAAGAGGTTGACTAAGGTTGGCAGGTTTGTACGTTCTACATCTCTTGATGAGATTCCTCAGCTTATAAATGTTATTAAAGGGGATATGTCATTAATTGGACCAAGGCCTTTATTAGTGCAATATCTGCCTTTATATAATGAAAATCAGAAGCGAAGACATGAAGTCAAACCAGGCATTACTGGTTGGGCACAGGTGAATGGGCGTAATGCTATTAGCTGGGATAAAAAATTTGAGTACGACATTTGGTATGTCGATAATATTTCGTTCAGTTTAGATATTAAGGTATTATTTAGAACTATACAAAAAGTCTTTAAACGTGAGGGTATCAACTCTGATACAAGTTCTACAATGGAACCGTTTAAAGGTAATCGTTAA
- a CDS encoding acetyltransferase, with protein MFLFGASGHAKVIIDSLIASGIQVLGLFDDDPDVKSLLEFPVFGPFDADRLGNDELIISVGVNNIRKKIVDRLPKDILYGNAIHPSAIVSNYATLDKGSVVMQGAIIQASSVVGKHCIINTGASVDHDCHLDDFVHISPHATLCGNVTVGEGSWITAGVTIIPGVKIGKWCVIGAGSVVTKDIPDYSLAAGNRCKVIKSLKF; from the coding sequence ATGTTTTTATTTGGTGCAAGTGGTCATGCTAAGGTGATCATCGATTCGCTGATTGCCTCGGGTATACAGGTTTTAGGTCTGTTTGATGATGACCCTGATGTGAAATCACTTCTGGAATTTCCTGTTTTTGGACCTTTTGATGCAGACAGACTTGGGAATGATGAATTAATTATTTCTGTTGGTGTAAATAACATCAGGAAAAAGATTGTTGATAGGCTTCCTAAAGACATTTTATATGGAAATGCTATCCATCCATCTGCTATTGTATCTAATTATGCTACTCTGGATAAGGGTAGTGTAGTCATGCAAGGAGCGATAATTCAGGCTTCGTCTGTGGTTGGTAAGCACTGTATTATAAATACAGGTGCATCTGTGGATCATGATTGTCATTTAGATGATTTTGTACATATTTCACCACATGCTACGTTATGTGGTAATGTTACAGTAGGTGAAGGGAGTTGGATAACTGCCGGAGTCACTATTATTCCCGGAGTGAAAATTGGCAAGTGGTGTGTTATTGGAGCAGGTTCTGTGGTTACAAAAGATATTCCTGATTATTCACTTGCTGCTGGAAATAGATGTAAGGTGATTAAGAGTCTTAAATTTTAA